One Vitis riparia cultivar Riparia Gloire de Montpellier isolate 1030 chromosome 4, EGFV_Vit.rip_1.0, whole genome shotgun sequence genomic window carries:
- the LOC117913346 gene encoding salivary glue protein Sgs-3-like, which yields MEEQSLSQRCVAANMGRKKGKETSVALLSTSTGVLVVVVCLSLLPNTNGQACRTPFRCSSPPHHLPSRTQHRPPPPPLKRGRPSPPPPKRWRPPPPIHRRLPPTPITTTTTTTKNITTTTTTTTTKNITTTPTSKIITTTTTSSRNTTTTSTRSTSTTTPKKVKTIPTKNTTTSSRNINNTTATTEDINTTTTTTTTTKGINTTATTAPTNNKTNATKEAITTTSSRNIDNTTATTTATTTTTTTKGTNTTATTETINTVTTTPTKNKTNATKEAITTTSSRNINNTTATTKDINTTTTTAKSTNTTATTATTENINTVTTAPTKNKTNATKEAITTTTSFSSLTSSPSSSSVELYNATSHHHRHCLTNILHHHRHHHHNHHHHHHHQHRRNLLTTPSPLLAT from the exons ATGGAGGAGCAGAGTCTAAGCCAGAGGTGTGTGGCGGCCAATATGGGCAGGAAAAAAGGGAAGGAAACCTCTGTGGCTTTGTTGAGCACTAGTACTGGTGTGTTGGTCGTAGTTGTTTGTCTGAGTTTGCTCCCAAACACTAATGGGCAGGCCTGTCGAACCCCATTTCGCTGTTCTTCTCCACCCCATCACCTACCTTCTCGCACTCAGCACCGACCACCACCGCCACCACTAAAACGTGGGCGACCATCACCTCCACCACCAAAACGTTGGCGACCACCTCCACCTATACATCGGCGACTACCACCAACCCCA atcaccaccaccaccaccacaaccAAAaacatcaccaccaccaccaccaccaccaccaccaaaaACATCACCACCACCCCGACCTCCAAAatcatcaccaccaccaccacctcctctagaaacaccaccaccacctccactaGAAGTACCAGCACCACCACCCCCAAAAAGGTCAAAACCATCCCCACCAAAaacaccaccacctcctccagAAACATCAACAACACCACCGCCACCACCGAAGACATtaacaccaccaccaccaccaccaccaccaccaaagGTATCAATACTACCGCCACCACCGCCCCCACCAACAACAAAACCAACGCCACCAAGGAAGCGatcaccaccacctcctccagAAACATCGACAAcaccaccgccaccaccaccgccaccaccaccaccaccaccaccaaagGGACCAATACTACCGCCACCACCGAAACCATCAACACCGTCACCACCACCCCcaccaaaaacaaaaccaacGCCACCAAGGAAGCGatcaccaccacctcctccagAAACATCAACAACACCACCGCCACCACCAAAGACATTAATACCACGACCACCACCGCCAAAAGCACCAATACTACCGCCACCACCGCCACCACTGAAAATATCAACACCGTCACCACCGCCCCcaccaaaaacaaaaccaacGCCACCAAGGAAGcgatcaccaccaccacctccttcTCGTCGTTAACGTCGTCTCCTTCCTCCTCCTCAGTTGAGCTCTACAACGCCACCTCCCATCACCACCGTCACTGCCTAACCAACATCCTTcaccaccaccgccaccaccaccacaaccaccaccaccaccaccaccaccaacatAGAAGAAACCTCCTCACGACTCCCTCACCACTGCTGGCTACCTGA